In Streptomyces sclerotialus, the DNA window GGCGGGCGCGCTGGAGGCCGGGTACAGCCTGCTGATCGCCGACCCGCACGACGACCCGGCGCACGAGCGCAAGGTCGTCCAGCTGCTGCACGAACGCCGCGTGGACGGCATGATCGTCGCCCCCTCCGCCGAACCCGCCGAGCTCGTCGAGTACGTCACCAAGCGCGAGGTCCCCACCGTCTTCCTGGACCGCCTGGTCGGCGACGCGCACGACCAGGTGTGCGCCGAGAACACGGCCCCCGTACGGCAACTGGTCGAGCACCTGGCCGACCTGGGCCACACCCGCATCGGTCTGATCGCCGGCCTCCCCGGCCTCAGCACGACCACCGAACGCGTCGCGGGCTACCGCGAGGGGCTGCGCTCCCGTGGCCTGCCGTTCGCGCCGGAGCTGCTCGCGGGCGGCAACTCCGAGGCCGAGGGCGCCGAGGACGCCACCCGGCACCTCCTCGCGGCGCCCGAACCGCCCACCGCTGTGATCACCGCTAACAACGCCATGACCATCGGCGCCCTGAAGGCCCTCGGCGAACTGGGCCTCCGGGTACCGGGCGACATCGCCCTCGCCTGCTTCGACGACTTCTCCTGGGCGGATCTCTTCTCCCCCCGCCTCACCGTGATCTCCCAGCCCAGCCGCGAGATCGGCGCCGCGGCCGTCCAGCTCCTCCTGGACCGCCTCGAAACCCCCGCCCGTCCCCCACGCACCATCCGCCTCCCCTGCACTTTCATCCACCGCACGTCCTGCGGGTGCGGGGAATGAGATGCGGAGGATGAGATGCGGGGAGCGACGGGCGGCGGGATGCCGGGGCGCGGTGCGGTACCGGGGCGCGTTGCGGTACCGGGGTGCGGGAGCGCGTCGGGGCGCCGGGGCGCGGGAGCGCGTCGGGGCGCCGGGGCGCGGGAGCGCGTCGGGGCGCCGGGGCGCGGGAGCGCGTCGGGGCGCCGGGGCGCGGGAGCGCGTCGGGGCCTCGGAGCACGCCGCCTCTCCCCTCTCATGGGGCGGCGTGTCTCATGCGAGGGCAGGCCTCCGCATGACGCGCTCCCCGTGACGCGGGAGCGGCCTGCCGTATGACACTCGCCCGTACCGCCCGTACCGCCCATATCGCCCGACTCGACTGCCTCACCCGTCTCGCCCGTACCGCTCCCGCGCATCCCACCCCCCGTACACCGGACCGGCCCCGGAAAGGACCCCTCGTGATCGTCGTCGCCGGCGAAGCCCTCATCGACCTCGTTCCCGCGAGCGCAGCGGACGGCGAGCGCGCCTCCGCCGACAGCGCGGCGCCGCCGCTGCCCGCGCTGTCACCACGGCGGGGCGGCGGGCCGTACAACACCGCGGTCGCGCTCGGACGGCTCGGCTCGCCGGCTGCCTTCTGCTCGCGGGTCTCGACCGACTCCTTCGGCGCGTCCCTGCTGGACGGCCTGCGGACGGCAGGCGTCGACACCTCTCTGGTCCAGCGGGGCGCGGAGCCCACCACTCTCGCCCTGGCGGACATCAGCCCCGACGGCTCGGCCGGCTACGGCTTCTACGTCGAGGGCACCGCCGACCGCCTCTTCACCCTGCCGCCCGCCCTCCCCGACGGCGTACGCGCCCTCTCCCTGGGCACCTGCTCCCTGGTCCTGGAACCGGG includes these proteins:
- a CDS encoding LacI family DNA-binding transcriptional regulator; translation: MATMVDVARRAGVSVATVSHVLNETRPVRPDTRKSVLDAIDELGYTHNTLARSLVTARTRSIGLAVSAISNPYFTEILQGVEAGALEAGYSLLIADPHDDPAHERKVVQLLHERRVDGMIVAPSAEPAELVEYVTKREVPTVFLDRLVGDAHDQVCAENTAPVRQLVEHLADLGHTRIGLIAGLPGLSTTTERVAGYREGLRSRGLPFAPELLAGGNSEAEGAEDATRHLLAAPEPPTAVITANNAMTIGALKALGELGLRVPGDIALACFDDFSWADLFSPRLTVISQPSREIGAAAVQLLLDRLETPARPPRTIRLPCTFIHRTSCGCGE